The following proteins are co-located in the Urocitellus parryii isolate mUroPar1 chromosome 15, mUroPar1.hap1, whole genome shotgun sequence genome:
- the LOC113198612 gene encoding uncharacterized protein LOC113198612 has product METQGPLQRHVGLVDPAPLSNRSRPYVPAQGCRSLSPCPQQSHLLAHSPGSLQAAAHRWVVGPGTQRASALPTGSAALGAEQQATRVCRRPEATSREPPGASQTGSCLWPCPGPRVASSSQHLSPGAVCRLSPGPSPSRLAWRCPGPTGPGGGWGPVRARTREPDYADPRCLQAPSLIPGSGSPTRPPPAPAALTPRPGAPSGQGVAFFPPPRCARTLASLSGARHLPGGSLLTRLPGRPCVRVWPLAPWGPEKQNPCLPPYFPFFSSFCLRMKRAVLCHPQEEPQICQATGKDVPSFPGRRMEPLIIIIIKSLGFMEALGL; this is encoded by the coding sequence ATGGAAACTCAGGGCCCCCTGCAGCGGCACGTGGGCCTCGTGGACCCGGCTCCCCTTTCAAACAGAAGCCGTCCATACGTGCCCGCCCAGGGCTGCCGGAGCCTCAGCCCCTGTCCCCAGCAGAGCCACCTCCTGGCCCACAGCCCTGGCTCCCTCCAGGCTGCCGCCCACCGCTGGGTCGTGGGTCCTGGAACCCAGAGAGCATCCGCACTGCCCACCGGCAGCGCCGCCTTGGGAGCAGAACAGCAGGCCACTCGAGTCTGCAGGAGACCAGAGGCCACCAGCCGTGAACCTCCAGGCGCATCTCAGACTGGCAGCTGCCTGTGGCCGTGCCCTGGCCCGCGAGTCGCCTCCAGCTCCCAGCACTTGTCCCCAGGAGCCGTCTGCCGCCTCTCCCCCGGGCCAAGCCCGAGCAGGCTGGCCTGGCGCTGCCCCGGGCCCACGGGGCCGGGAGGTGGTTGGGGTCCAGTCCGCGCAAGGACGAGGGAGCCAGACTATGCTGACCCCAGGTGCCTCCAGGCTCCGTCCCTCATTCCGGGGAGCGGCTCGCCAACCCGGCCTCCACCTGCCCCGGCTGCCCTCACCCCACGACCTGGCGCCCCTTCTGGCCAAGGTGTTGCCTTCTTCCCCCCTCCACGCTGCGCCCGCACCTTGGCCTCCCTCTCGGGAGCCAGGCACCTCCCTGGCGGGTCCCTCCTGACCCGACTCCCAGGGAGGCCGTGTGTGCGTGTCTGGCCTCTGGCTCCCTGGGGACCAGAAAAACAGAATCCATGTCTGCCGCcctatttccctttcttctcttctttttgcctAAGAATGAAGAGAGCAGTTCTCTGCCACCCTCAGGAAGAGCCTCAGATATGCCAGGCCACGGGCAAAGATGTCCCCTCCTTCCCGGGGAGAAGAATGGaaccattaataataataataataaagtcccTGGGATTTATGGAGGCCTTGGGCCTCTGA